The sequence GCCAAAGGAGCGGCGGCAGGCGCAGCGCGTCAGCCGACGTGCGAGCGCTTGCCCGGCATGTCCGGCGTTTCCATCGTCGCGAGCCCATGCACGATCCCGCAGTCCTCGACCGCGTGCTCGCCCTGGCACCGCTCGCGCAATTCGATCAGCTGCGCGCGCAGGTGCTGGAGCTCGGCGAGGCGCGTGTTGACGTGGCCGATGTGTTCGTCGAGCAGCGCGTTGACCGAATCGCAGCGGTCCGCCGGATCGTCGGTGAAGCGCAGCAGCGCGCGGATCTCGTCGTGCGTCATGTCGAGCGCGCGGCAGTTGCGAATGAAGCGCAGCCGCTCGACGTGCGCGTCGGTGTAGCTGCGGTAGTTGGAGTCGGTCCGTTCCGCGTCGGGCATCAGCCCCTCTTTTTCATAGAAACGAATCGTCTCGGGCGTGCATCGCGCCGCTTTCGCCAGTTCGCCGATCTTCATTCGAATCTCCTTACAAAAAGGGTTGACCTTGTAGTGACTTCAGGGTGTTAACTGTACACCGTCAGTTACTGAGGAGGTTGCCATGACCGAGGCCACTCGGGCCGAAGACCGGCCGCGTACGCTCGAATCCGAACACGTTCGCGCGCATTCGCACGACGTGCGCGAGCCGTCGCGCGCCGAAGCGCACTCGGATGCGCATGAATGCGGCGCGCGGAGCGAAGCCCGGAACGACGCGGCGCGCGTGGAAGGCCGGAGCGGGCATGCGCGCGAACGCGAGCTGACGAGCGCAGCCGATTCAGGCCGCCAAGCCGATGCGCGGCATGCGGGTTGCGCGCACGATCACGCCGACGGCCATGCGCATGCCGACGCCGATTCCCGCGAGCACGATCGCCGCGCCGATCGGCGCGAGGCACAGGCCCAAGCGACCAGCGAAGCGCTGCTTCGTGGCGACGGCCAGGCTCGGCCGCATGCGGACGGTTGTTGTTCTCACGATCATCGGCGCGGCGGCATCGACTTGGATGCAAGCCGGGAATCCGGATCGCGCGCTCATGATTCGTGCGGTCGCGGCCATGATCACGGCCCGCACGCCGGCGGCGATCATGCCCACGCCCACGCCCACGCCCACGCCCACGCCCACGCCGGCGCCGCCTGCTGCGCGCCCGCCCCGGTCGCATTCGCGCCGCTGCCCGGCGCGCAAACGGCCGCCGACGGCCGCGTGCGTTCGGCGTTCCGGATCATGCAGATGGACTGCCCGACCGAGGAGACGCTGATCCGCAAGAAGCTCGGCGGAATGGCGGAAGTCGCGGCGCTCGAATTCAATCTGATGCAGCGGATGCTGACGGTCGAGCACGCGCCGGGCGCGGAAGCCGGCATCGCCCGCGCGATCCGCTCGCTCGGCATGACGCCCGAGCAGGCGGATAACGGCGCAGCCGGCCGTTCGTCGTCGGCCGCGCCGGCCGAAGCGCCGCGGCCGTGGTGGCCGCTCGCGGTCGCGGGCGTCGCGGCGGCCGCGTCGGAGGCGGCCACGTGGCTGCAGTTGCCCGTGTGGCTTGCCGCCGCGCTCGCGCTCGCGGCGGTCGCGGCCTGCGGCCTCGGCACGTATCGCAAGGGCTGGATCGCGCTCACGAACGGCAACCTGAACATCAACGCGCTGATGAGCATCGCGGTGACGGGCGCGATGGCGATCGGCCAATGGCCCGAGGCCGCGATGGTGATGGTGCTCTTCACCGTCGCCGAGCTGATCGAGGCGCGCTCGCTCGATCGCGCGCGCAACGCGATCCAGAGCCTGATGCGGCTCGCGCCCGACACCGCGACCGTGAAGCAGCCCGACGGCACGTGGGCGGCCGTCGAGGCCGCGCAGGTCGCGCTCGGCGCGGTCGTGCGCGTGAAGCCCGGCGAGCGGATCGGCCTCGACGGCGAAATCGTCGCCGGCCGCTCGACCGTCAACCAGGCGCCGATCACGGGCGAAAGCCTGCCCGTCGAGAAAGGCGCGGGCGATCCGGTGTACGCGGGCACGATCAACGAGGCCGGCTCGTTCGAGTATCGCGTGACGGCGGTCGCGAGCAACACGACGCTCGCGCGGATCATCCATGCGGTCGAGGAGGCGCAGGGCGCGAAGGCGCCGACGCAGCGCTTCGTCGACACCTTTGCGCGCATCTACACGCCGATCGTGTTCGCGATCGCGCTCGTCGTCGCGATCGCGCCGCCGCTCGTGTTCGACGGCGCGTGGCGCGACTGGATTTATCGCGCGCTCGTGCTGCTCGTGATCGCGTGCCCGTGCGCGCTCGTGATCTCGACGCCCGTGACGATCGTCTCGGGGCTCGCCGCGGCCGCGCGGCGCGGCATCCTCGTGAAGGGCGGCGTATATCTCGAGCAGGGGCGCCGGCTCGCGTGGCTCGCGCTCGACAAGACGGGCACGATCACGCGCGGCAAGCCGGTGCAGACCGATTTCGAGATGCGCGCGGCCGACGTCGACGTCGCGCACGTGCGGCGGCTCGCCGCGAGCCTCGCCGCGCGTTCGGACCACCCGGTTTCGCAGGCGGTCGCGGCGGCGGGCGCGGCCGATGCCGGCGCGAGCGATGCCGGTCGCGCAAACGGCGCGTCGTTCCTCGACGTCGCCGGCTTCGAGGCGATTCCCGGCCGCGGCGTGCGCGGCAACATCGACGGCGCGCCGTACTGGCTCGGCAATCACCGCCTCGTCGAAGAGCTCGAGTGCTGCACGCCCGCGCTCGAGGCGCGCCTCGACGAGCTCGAGCGGCAGGGCAAGACGGTCGTGATGCTGATCGACGGCACGCGCGTGCTCGGCCTCTTCGCGGTGGCCGACACGGTGAAGGACACGAGCCGCGCCGCAATCGCCGACTTGCACGCGCTCGGCATCAAGACCGCGATGCTGACGGGCGACAACCCGCACACGGCGGAAGCGATCGCGCAGCAGGTCGGCATCGACGACGCGCGCGGCAACCAGCTGCCGCAGGACAAGCTCGCCGTCGTCGACGAGCTCGCGGCGGGCGGCCATGCGGTCGGGATGGTCGGCGACGGGATCAACGACGCGCCGGCGCTCGCGCGCGCCGACATCGGCTTCGCGATGGGCGCGATGGGCACCGACACCGCGATCGAGACGGCCGACGTCGCGCTGATGGACGACGACCTGCGCAAGATCCCGGCGTTCGTGCGGCTGTCGCGCGCGACGCATCGCGTGCTCGTGCAGAACATCGCGTTCGCGCTCGTCGTGAAGGCGGTGTTCGTCGGGCTGACGATCGCGGGAATGGGCACGATGTGGATGGCGGTGTTCGCCGACGCGGGCGCGAGCCTCATCGTCGTCGGCAACGGCTTGCGGCTGCTGCGCCGCGGTCAATGAACGGAGGCGGCAATGGATTGGCTCAAGCGGATCGTCGGCGCAGGGCATCACGGAAATGGCGGCAGTCGCGACCATCACGGCGGCGGGATGGGCGGTGACGGGCGTGGCCATGGCAGCGGCCACGGAAGTCACGGCGGCCACAGTTGGGGCCGGCAGGATGCGCGGCGCCAAGACGGCTGGGGGCGCGACGGCGTTTCGTCTCGCCGCGAAGCCGGCTTGCCCGTGCAGAGCGCCGCGTGCGCGAAGTGCGGCGCGATCAACGGCGCGGATGCGAAGTTCTGCGCGCAGTGCGGCGCATCGCAAGCGCCGGCCGCGTGCGGCGCTTGCCGCGCGTTGCTCGATGCGTCCGCGCGCTTCTGCCCGCAATGCGGGGCCGCCGTCTCGCAGGCGCGAGCGTGATCGGCGGCCGGCGTCGGGCCGGCCGCCCGCTGACTGGCCGGCACGCTCCGAAGCGCGGCCAAGCAAACCGGAAGCCGCGTGCGCGGCGGCTTTCGCGCTTCGCGTGCGAATCGACGCAATCGAGTCGAGGCGCGCGCCGGGAGCAGAGGCATCGCGGCATTCGGCGCGGCGTTGTCATATTCGCGATGGCAACCGCAGACGCAACCGCAACCGCAGACGCAGACGCAGACGCAGACGCAGACGTAGATGCAGACGCAGATGCAGATGCAGATGCAGATGCAGATGCAGATGCAATCGCAATCGCAGTCACGGCGCGCATACCTGCCGATATGCTCGCGCCCCGGCGCGCAGACGAACGACGCGAACCCTTCATTCACACGACGGCGCGCCGATGCCGCGCAAATGTCGTTGGCGTGTCCGCGCGATGCGCGCAGGACCGCAACCGCTACCCGACGCGTCGAATCGCCCTGCAATTCCCGCGCCTGGCGCGCCTAACGAACAGAGGCCTTTCGCGTCGACGCGGCGCGGCGGCAAATCGCGGCGCACGCGCATCGGTTCACATTCTTCCAGCAATCGCCCGGTCCGTTTCATGCTTGCAACATGCCGGCGAGAATGCGCGCCGCGCGCGGCCTTCATTCCGCCAACGGATCGTGCCGACCACGCGGCTATCGCGCCCGCTTCATTGCGCGAGCGCACGCCATGCATCGCCACGCCATCTCGACATGCGATTTTTATCAGCAGGATCGTTCCCTTAGATTAAAGTTCGAGTACAGTGAAGCACGATTGAAGCCGTCATCGTTCCCCGTGTAAGGTCGCCGGCTGCGGAGCCCGTTTTTTCTTCGGAGTCCGCAGGTTGTTCGTCGAGGTCCAACGCAACATCACGCTTTTCGGGAGAGCACATATGGATTCATCCAGTTTCCTGACGTCGATGCAGAGCACGCTCGGCGTTTATCTGCCCAAGATCGCGGGCGCGCTCGGCATCCTGATCATCGGCTGGCTGATCGCCGTGATCGTCCGCGCGGGCGTGCGCCGCCTGCTGAGCGCGCTGAAAGTCGATGCGCGCATCGCCGAAAGCACGGGCCAGGGCGCGCAGGTGGAGAGCATCATCGCGGGCGGCCTGTTCTGGCTCATCCTGCTCGTGACCGCGGTCGGCATCTTCAACGTGCTGAATCTCTACGCGATCTCGAATCCGTTCTCGCTTCTCGTCACGAAGATCATCAACTATCTGCCGAACCTGCTCGGCGGCGGGGCGCTCACGCTCGTCGCGTGGCTGATCGCGTCGCTCTTGCGCAGCTTGGCCGACAAGACGCTGAAGGCGAGCAAGATCGACAGCAAGCTGTCGGAGACGGCCGGGATGCGGCCGATGAGCTCGTATCTCGGCGACGTGCTGTTCTGGCTCGTGATCCTGATGTTCATTCCGGCGATCCTCGCCGCGTTCGATCTCAACGGCCTCCTGTCGCCCGTGCAAGGGATGATCGACAAGATCCTCGCGATCGTGCCGAACGTGTTCGCCGCGGCCGTGATCGGCTTCGTCGGCTGGCTCGTCGCGCGCATCCTGCGCGGGCTCGTCACGAACCTGCTCGTCGCGGCGGGCGCCGACAGGCTCACGCAAAGCGTCGACAGCCCGACGCCCGTGAAGATCTCGAGCCTCATCGGCACGGTCGTGTTCATCTTCGTGTTCGTGCCGACGCTGATCTCCGCGCTCGACGCGCTGAAGATCGAGGCGATCTCGCGGCCCGCGACCGACCTGCTCGGCCAGTTCCTCAACGCGGTGCCCGACATCGTCGCGGCCATCGTGATCCTGCTCGTCACGTTTTACGTCGCGCGCTTCGTCGGCGCGCTGGTGCAGAAGCTGCTCGTCGCCGCGGGCGTCGACGGCCTGCCCGCGATTCTCGGCGTCGGGCGCGTGTTCTCCGGGATGCTGCAGCCGTCGGTGCTCGCCGGCCGGCTGATCGTCTTCTTCGCGATGCTGTTCGCGGCGGTGGAAGCCGCGAACCGGCTCGGCTTCACGCAGGTGCGCGACGTCGTCACGCTCTTCATCGAATTCGGCGGGCACGTGCTGACGGGCGGCGTGATCCTCGTGATCGGCTTCTGGCTCGCGGGCCTCGCGCGCCGCGTGATCGAGCAGGCCGACAACGAGCACAGCCGGCTTCTGTCGCGCATCGCGCAGTTCGCGATCCTCGGCCTCGTGTTCGCAATGGGGCTGCGCGCGATGGGCATCGCAAACGAGATCGTGCAGCTCGCGTTCGGCCTCGTGCTCGGCGCGATCGCGGTTGCGGTTGCGCTGTCGTTCGGCCTCGGCGGCCGCGAAGCGGCGGGCAAGCTGCTCGATCGCTGGTTCAATCAGCGCGGCAAGCAGGAGTGATGCCGCGGGCGGCGCGCGGGCGAATCGCGCGACGATCGCCCGCGCGCTGTCTTTGTCGCTTTCGCGGCGTCGACGGGATCGGGCCGCGAGCGTCCCGCGCTCGCCGCTCGCGCATGAGGCGTTGCGGCGCGCGTCAACCCAGCACGGCGCGCCGGACCTTGCGTAACGCGCCTTCGAGCGATTCCGGCGCAACCGAGCCGAGCGCGATCCGCCGCGCGTGCGGCGCGCTCGGCGTGCCCGGCGCACTCGAGAACGGCTCGGCCGTCGTCACGGGCACGCCGTCGCGCTCGAGCGCCGCCGCGACCTGGTCCGCGCGCAACGCTTCGGGCATCGCGGGCCGCAGATAGTACGAAGCCGGATGCGAGACGGCGTCGCCGTCTCGCAATATCCGTCGCGCGAGCGTCTGCCGGCGCCGCGCATCGCATCCTTGCGCTTGCGATCCTCGCGCGAGTCGACGATTCCGCCTTCGATCCACTGGCACATGCCAGCGCAACCGTCAGCGACGGCGTATTCCACGTCGACACGCGAATCGTGCGCCCGAGCGCCGGCACGAGGCGCTCCGGTGCGGCGACGAAGCCGAATCTCAGGCCCGACGCGACGCTCTTCGGCAGCCCCGACACGTAGACCGTGCGATCGGGCGCATGGGCGAACACCGGTTTACGCGCGGGCTCGGCGAGAAACGCATAGGCGCCGTCCTCGATCGCCGGCAGATCGTGACGTTCGGCGAGCTCGGCAAGACGCGCGCGGCTCGACGCGGACATCACGGAGCCGAGCGGGTTGCGCCGTGTCGGCACCGCGTAGACCGCGCGCACCGGGTGCTTTCTGCAGAGCGCGTCGACACGGTCGAGATCGAGGTTCCGCTCGGCCGACGGCTCGTTGTTCAACGCGAGCTGCCACCGGCGGGACGAAGCGACGCTGCGCGCGTTCGCGACGCATCACGAGCATCTCGACGCGAAACGCCGGTTTCGCAAGTGGCATGACGGCTATCACGTCGTCGTGCCGAAGGTCGAGCGCGCGTACGGCGGCGGCTCGTTTGCGCATCTCGCGCCGGATTCGCGGCGAAGCCGAATCGGTTGGCGTCGCTCGCGATCGTGCCGGCGATCAAGCCGCGTCCGCGCTGCCGATGCGGCTCTTCTCCGGCCGCGCCGCATAGCCGGCCGGCAGCGGCGGGAAGCCGACGAGCCGGGCCATTCCCGCGCGCAGCACGAGCGCGTAGAACAGCATCGGGCCGGCGATGCCCGCGAGCGTGCCGAGCGCGAGCTGCGCATCGACGTCGACGACGCCGAGCCTGACAAGCGCGATGCGCGTCGCGGCCGTCGCGAGGATATGCGCGAGATAGATCGGCATCGATGCGAAGCCGACATTTTCGAGCCACGACGGGCGATGCGCGAGCCGATGCGACATCGCCGCGCCGCGCGGCGTCGCGCGATAGGCGAGCAGCAGCACGAGCGCGCTGCCCGCGAGCGCGGCGGGCACGGCCCAGATGCTGTCCGGCTCGCCGAAGCGGTGCGCGAACGCGGACGCCGCCGCGAACGTGACGGCGATGGCCGCGAGCGCGAGCCCGTTCGATGCGCGTTCGACGAGCGCGGGCAGCTTGTCGCCGATCAGCATGCCGAGCGCGAAGAACGGGAAGTACGTGAGCGTTATCGACACGATGCCCCATCGCGTCGGCGAGCCGGCGGCGAATGCGACGACGGCGAGCCCGCCGATCGCGAGCGCGGCGAGCGCGGCGAGCGGCGCGCGCGACCGCTCGGCGCGCTCGCCGCCGCGTACGCGCACGCCCGGCGCGACCTTCGACCATCCCCACGCAACCAGCATGCAGACGAAGAGCGCGTAGAGGAACCAGAACTGGCCGAACGGCCGCCAGCCGATCGCGAGCAGGTCGTTCGGCGTGAACGCGTGATTCATGCCGCGCGACGACAGCGCGATCTGCACAGCGCCTTGCAGCAGCGACCAGACGAAGTACGGATAGACGATCGTGCGCAGCTTCGCGAGCACGAAGCCATCGCTCGCGCGCTGCAGCGAGTTCGGCACGTGCAGCCCCGACAGCAGAAAGAAGAGCGGCATGTGGAACGTGTAGATCACGTAGTCGGTCGCGGCGAGCAGGGTGCTCGGCCAGCCGGCCGGCACGAGGCCTGCGGCGAACAGGCCGCGCAGCACGTGGCCGTACACGACGAGGATGATGCCCGCGCCCCGAGCGGTATCGAGATAGGAATCCCGCATGGTCTGAATGATTGGAATGGTCGAACGTGGGAGGGCCGCGCGCCGCCCGAAGGGGACACGCGGGACGCTCACTGCGTGCGCCCAATGTAGGGGCTGGCGCGGCGGAGAACTGTGTGCCGGGCGACACAAGTTCGCTGTCGCGTCGTGCGGCGCGCACGGGCGAGCGGCGCACGCGACTTGCGGATGGCGCCCGCCCATGCGCGCCGCGCGACGCGACGCCGTTTCGTGCGTCGCGCGCCCGCCGAATGCGCCGCGCGATTCGCACGATTCGCACGCATCGCATGCGCGGCTCGCCGCGGCGCCGCAACGCGCCGACCGATGCGCGCGCCGCTCGGCGATGCGATCCGCACGCCGCCGCGCCGCGCGCGAGCTCGGGCCGGCAGCCGGAAACATTTCCGTATGCGAAATGAAAGCGCGGACGTTTGCCGATTTTCGATAACACGTCGAATAATGACTCACTAGCATCGATTCTCAGTTGCGGGGCGGGCCTATCTCGGCGCCGGGCTCCGCCGCCTTCGAGGAGAGATTCATGCAGACAGAATCGAATGGCCGCCCCGTCGCGGGCGGCGGCGCAGCGCGCCCGGCGCTTCAACCGACGCTCGGCACGTGGCAGCTGTGGGGAATCGCGGTCGGCCTCGTGATTTCCGGCGAGTACTTCGGCTGGAGCTACGGCTGGGCGAGCGCGGGTACGCTCGGATTCGTCGTCACCGCGCTGTTCGTCGCCGCGATGTACACCACGTTCATCTTCAGCTTCACCGAGCTCACCACGTCGATTCCGCACGCGGGCGGCCCGTTCGCGTACGCGCGGCGAGCGTTCGGTCCGGCTGGCGGCTATCTCGCGGGCGTCGCGACGCTCGTCGAGTTCGTGTTCGCGCCGCCCGCGATCGCGCTCGCGATCGGCGCGTACCTGCACGTGCAGTTTCCCGGCCTCGAGCCGAAGCACGCGGCGATGGGCGCGTACCTCGTGTTCATGGCGCTCAACATCGTCGGCGTGCAGATCGCCGCGACGTTCGAGCTCGTCGTCACGCTGCTCGCGATCTTCGAGCTGCTCGTGTTCATGGGCGTCGTGTCGCCGGGCTTCGCGTGGAGCAATTTCGTGAAGGGCGGCTGGGCGGGCGCGGATCACTTCAGCGTGGGGGCGTTCCACGGAATGTTCGCGGCGATTCCGTTCGCGATCTGGTTCTTCCTCGCGATCGAGGGCGTCGCGATGGCGGCCGAGGAGGCGAAGAACCCGAAGCGCTCGATTCCGATCGCGTACGTGGCCGGCATCCTGACGCTCGTGCTGCTGGCGATCGGCGTGATGGTGTTCGCGGGCGGCGCGGGCGACTGGACCAAGCTCGCGAACATCAACGATCCGCTGCCGCAGGCGATGAAGTACATCGTCGGCGCGAACAGCGGCTGGATGCACATGCTCGTGTGGCTCGGCCTGTTCGGCCTCGTCGCGTCGTTTCACGGAATCATCCTCGGCTATTCGCGCCAGATCTTCGCGCTCGCCCGCGAAGGCTACCTGCCCGAATGGCTCGCGAAGGTGCATCCGCGCTTCAAGACGCCTTACCGCGCGATCCTCGCGGGCGGCGTGGTCGGCATCGTCGCGATCTACAGCGACGAGCTGATTCAGTTCGGCGGCCAGACGCTCACCGCGAATATCGTGACGATGTCCGTGTTCGGCGCTATCGTGATGTACATCGTCAGCATGGCCGCGCTGTTCAAGCTGCGCCGCGTGCAGCCGAAGATGGAGCGCCCGTTCCGCGCGCCGCTGTATCCGTTTTTTCCGGCGTTCGCGCTCGTCGCGGCGCTCGTGTGCCTCGGCACGATGGTGTACTTCAACGCGCTCGTCGCGTCGATCTTCGTCGCGTTCGTCGCGCTCGGGTACGGCTACTTCCTCGCGACGCGCGCGCAGCGCGCGGCCGCGCCCGCCGACGCGCTGCTCGAGGAGTAGCCACGCGCGCGCCGCGCGCCGGGGGGCGGCGCGCGGCCGTTACGACAAGGAGTCCAGATGCGATATACGGAGACGATCGGTTCGCGCACCTACCGCTTCGCGGACCTGAAAACGCTGCTCGCGAAGGCGAGCCCTTTGCGTTCCGGCGACCAGCTCGCGGGCGTCGCGGCCGCGACCGAGGAGGAGCGCGTCGCCGCGAAGATGGCGCTCGCGAGCGTGCCGCTCGCCGCGTTCCTGAACGAGGCCGTGATCCCTTACGAGGACGACGAGGTGACGCGCCTCGTCGTCGACACGCATTCGCGCGACGCGTTCGCCGAGATTTCGCACCTGACGGTCGGCGATTTCCGCAACTGGCTGCTGTCGAGCGCGGCGGACGCGGCCGCGCTCGAGCGCATCGCGCCCGGCCTCACGCCGGAGATGGTCGCGGCGGTGTCGAAGCTGATGCGCAACCAGGATCTGATCGCGGCGGCGAGGAAGCGCCGCGTCGTCACGCGCTTTCGGAACACCGTCGGGCTGCCGGGGCGGATGTCGGTGCGGCTGCAGCCGAACCATCCGACCGACGACGTGAAGGGGATCGCCGCGTCGATGCTCGACGGCCTGATGTACGGCTGCGGCGACGCGATGATCGGCATCAATCCGGCGACCGACAGCCTCGCCGCGATCACGAAGCTGCTCGCGATGATCGACGCGTTTCGCGAGCGCTACCGCGTGCCGACGCAGTCGTGCGTGCTCACGCACGTGACGAACACGATCGCGGCGATCGAAAAGGGCGCGCCCGTCGATCTCGTGTTCCAGTCGATCGCGGGCACCGAGAAGGCGAACGCGAGCTTCGGCATTTCGCTTGCGCTGCTCGGCGAGGCGCGCGAAGCGGCGCTTGCGTTGAAGCGCGGCACGGTCGGCGACAACCTGATGTACTTCGAGACGGGCCAGGGCAGCGCGCTGTCGGCGAACGCGCATCACGGCGTGGATCAGCAGACCTGCGAGGTGCGCGCGTATGCGGTCGCGCGCGCGTTCGAGCCGTTTCTCGTCAACACGGTGGTCGGCTTCATCGGGCCCGAATACCTGTACGACGGCAAGCAGATCATTCGCGCAGGGCTCGAGGATCACTTCTGCGGCAAGCTGCTCGGCGTGCCGATGGGCTGCGACATCTGCTATACGAACCACGCGGAAGCCGATCAGGACGACATGGACAACCTGCTGACGCTGCTCGGCGCGGCGGGCATCAACTTCATCATGGGCATTCCCGGCGCGGACGACGTGATGCTCAACTATCAGAGCACGTCGTTTCACGATCAGCTGTACGTGCGCGAGGTGCTCGGCCTGCGCCGCGCGCCCGAGTTCGAGGAATGGCTGGAGACGATGGAGATCGCGGACGCGCACGGCGCGCTGCGCGCGGCGTCGACGCGCGTGCCGCTGCTCGCCGGCGCGAACGACTGGATGGGGCTTTCCGCATGAGCGACGCGGTCGAAAAGAACCCGTGGGGGCAACTGAAGTCGTTCACGAACGCGCGGATCGCGCTCGGCCGCGCGGGTAACAGCCTGCCGACCGCGCCGCTGCTCGCGTTCAACCTGTCGCATGCGCAGGCGCGCGACGCCGTTCACCAGCCGCTCGACGCCGACGCGCTGCGGTGCGATATCGAAGCGGCCGGCCTGCCGACGCTCGGCGTGCAGAGCGCCGCGCCGGATCGGCAGCATTACCTGCGCCGGCCGGATCTCGGCCGCAAGCTGTCGGACGACAGCCGCGCGCTGCTCGCCGCGCACCGCGCGTCGCTCGGCGACGCGCCCGACGTCGTGTTCGTGATCGGCGACGGGCTGTCGGCGTTCGCGGCCGCGAAGCAGGCGCTGCCGCTCCTGAGCGCGGTGCGGCCGAAGCTCGACGACTGGCGGATCGGGCCGGTCGTCGTCGCGCGGCAGGCGCGCGTCGCGCTCGGCGACGAGATCGGCGAGCTGCTCGGCGCGCGCCTCGTCGCGATGCTGATCGGCGAGCGGCCGGGCCTGAGCTCGCCGGATAGCCTCGGCGTGTATCTGACGTACGCGCCGAAGGTCGGCTGCCACGACGCGCAGCGCAACTGCATCTCGAACGTGCGCGCCGAGGGGCTGCCGCACGACGCGGCCGCGCACAAGCTGCACTATCTGCTGACGCACGCACGGCGGCTCGGGCTGACGGGCGTCGGGCTCAAGGACGACAGCGATGCGTTGCTGCCGGCGGCGCGGGCGGAAGCGGAGCGTCTGGCGGCGGAGTAGGCGCGCCGGCGGCGCGCGCGTCGCGCGCGAGGAAGCCCGGCCTGTAGCCGATCCCGAAACCCGCCGTCACCGCGGCGCGCAGCGCTTCCATGTCGTTGCACGTCATCGCGGCGCGCAGGTTCGGTGGTTCGCCGCCGTCGGGCAGCAGCGCCCACGGTTGCAGCTTGCCCGTCGTCGGAAAGCGTAGCGCACGCATCCGTGCGCGTCGGGTCGCGCAGCGTGCGCGGCGCGCCGGCTTGCGCGACGTACGCGGGCGATGCGCGCAGCAGAAAGCGCAACGGCCCGAGGCGGCGCGACATCGGGCCCGAATCGCGGAGCGCGCCGCTTCGGATCACCGCGTCGAAGCCGCCTTCGGCGACGTCGACGAGCTAATCGTTGAAGCCCGGAAGTCGAGATCCAGCTCGATTTCCGGATAGCGGCGCTTGAATTCCGGCAACGCGGGCAGCAGAAACCGATAGCGATCACGCGCAACCGGCGCGCGCCGCTGCCCGCGGGCGGGATCAGAAGAACCCGAGCGGCTTTTCGCTGTAGCTGACGAGCAGGTTCTTCGTCTGCTGATAGTGATCGAGCATCATCTTGTGCGTCTCGCGGCCGATGCCCGATTGCTTGTAGCCGCCGAACGCCGCGTGCGCCGGATACGCGTGATAGCAGTTCGTCCACACGCGGCCCGCCTGGATGCCGCGGCCGACGCGGTACGCGCGGTTGCCGTCGCGCGTCCAGACGCCGGCGCCCAGGCCGTAGAGCGTGTCGTTCGCGATCTCGAGCGCTTCGTCCTCGGTCTTGAACGTCGTCACCGCGAGCACCGGCCCGAAAATCTCTTCCTGGAAGATGCGCATCTTGTTGTGGCCGCGGAACACGGTCGGCTTCACGTAATAGCCTTCGGCGAGCTCGCCGCCGAGCACGCTGCGCTCGCCGCCCGTCAGG comes from Burkholderia savannae and encodes:
- the cadR gene encoding Cd(II)/Pb(II)-responsive transcriptional regulator; this encodes MKIGELAKAARCTPETIRFYEKEGLMPDAERTDSNYRSYTDAHVERLRFIRNCRALDMTHDEIRALLRFTDDPADRCDSVNALLDEHIGHVNTRLAELQHLRAQLIELRERCQGEHAVEDCGIVHGLATMETPDMPGKRSHVG
- a CDS encoding heavy metal translocating P-type ATPase, with the translated sequence MEGRSGHARERELTSAADSGRQADARHAGCAHDHADGHAHADADSREHDRRADRREAQAQATSEALLRGDGQARPHADGCCSHDHRRGGIDLDASRESGSRAHDSCGRGHDHGPHAGGDHAHAHAHAHAHAHAGAACCAPAPVAFAPLPGAQTAADGRVRSAFRIMQMDCPTEETLIRKKLGGMAEVAALEFNLMQRMLTVEHAPGAEAGIARAIRSLGMTPEQADNGAAGRSSSAAPAEAPRPWWPLAVAGVAAAASEAATWLQLPVWLAAALALAAVAACGLGTYRKGWIALTNGNLNINALMSIAVTGAMAIGQWPEAAMVMVLFTVAELIEARSLDRARNAIQSLMRLAPDTATVKQPDGTWAAVEAAQVALGAVVRVKPGERIGLDGEIVAGRSTVNQAPITGESLPVEKGAGDPVYAGTINEAGSFEYRVTAVASNTTLARIIHAVEEAQGAKAPTQRFVDTFARIYTPIVFAIALVVAIAPPLVFDGAWRDWIYRALVLLVIACPCALVISTPVTIVSGLAAAARRGILVKGGVYLEQGRRLAWLALDKTGTITRGKPVQTDFEMRAADVDVAHVRRLAASLAARSDHPVSQAVAAAGAADAGASDAGRANGASFLDVAGFEAIPGRGVRGNIDGAPYWLGNHRLVEELECCTPALEARLDELERQGKTVVMLIDGTRVLGLFAVADTVKDTSRAAIADLHALGIKTAMLTGDNPHTAEAIAQQVGIDDARGNQLPQDKLAVVDELAAGGHAVGMVGDGINDAPALARADIGFAMGAMGTDTAIETADVALMDDDLRKIPAFVRLSRATHRVLVQNIAFALVVKAVFVGLTIAGMGTMWMAVFADAGASLIVVGNGLRLLRRGQ
- a CDS encoding zinc ribbon domain-containing protein; the protein is MDWLKRIVGAGHHGNGGSRDHHGGGMGGDGRGHGSGHGSHGGHSWGRQDARRQDGWGRDGVSSRREAGLPVQSAACAKCGAINGADAKFCAQCGASQAPAACGACRALLDASARFCPQCGAAVSQARA
- a CDS encoding mechanosensitive ion channel, which produces MDSSSFLTSMQSTLGVYLPKIAGALGILIIGWLIAVIVRAGVRRLLSALKVDARIAESTGQGAQVESIIAGGLFWLILLVTAVGIFNVLNLYAISNPFSLLVTKIINYLPNLLGGGALTLVAWLIASLLRSLADKTLKASKIDSKLSETAGMRPMSSYLGDVLFWLVILMFIPAILAAFDLNGLLSPVQGMIDKILAIVPNVFAAAVIGFVGWLVARILRGLVTNLLVAAGADRLTQSVDSPTPVKISSLIGTVVFIFVFVPTLISALDALKIEAISRPATDLLGQFLNAVPDIVAAIVILLVTFYVARFVGALVQKLLVAAGVDGLPAILGVGRVFSGMLQPSVLAGRLIVFFAMLFAAVEAANRLGFTQVRDVVTLFIEFGGHVLTGGVILVIGFWLAGLARRVIEQADNEHSRLLSRIAQFAILGLVFAMGLRAMGIANEIVQLAFGLVLGAIAVAVALSFGLGGREAAGKLLDRWFNQRGKQE
- a CDS encoding acyltransferase family protein translates to MRDSYLDTARGAGIILVVYGHVLRGLFAAGLVPAGWPSTLLAATDYVIYTFHMPLFFLLSGLHVPNSLQRASDGFVLAKLRTIVYPYFVWSLLQGAVQIALSSRGMNHAFTPNDLLAIGWRPFGQFWFLYALFVCMLVAWGWSKVAPGVRVRGGERAERSRAPLAALAALAIGGLAVVAFAAGSPTRWGIVSITLTYFPFFALGMLIGDKLPALVERASNGLALAAIAVTFAAASAFAHRFGEPDSIWAVPAALAGSALVLLLAYRATPRGAAMSHRLAHRPSWLENVGFASMPIYLAHILATAATRIALVRLGVVDVDAQLALGTLAGIAGPMLFYALVLRAGMARLVGFPPLPAGYAARPEKSRIGSADAA